The proteins below are encoded in one region of Neisseria macacae ATCC 33926:
- the pgmB gene encoding beta-phosphoglucomutase, whose protein sequence is MTFTAVLFDLDGVITDTAEYHYRAWKKLAEELGISIDRKFNEQLKGVSRDDSLKRILAHGGKTVGEAEFAELTRRKNDNYVEMIQAVKPEDVYPGILPLLEALRANGKKIALASASKNGPFLLERMGLTHFFDAVADPAAVAHSKPAPDIFLAAAEGVGADIRRCIGIEDAAAGVAAIKASGALPIGVGKAEDLGSDIALVSGTAELTYAYLQNVWTQSGR, encoded by the coding sequence ATGACTTTCACCGCAGTGCTCTTTGACCTCGACGGCGTCATCACCGACACCGCCGAATACCACTACCGCGCATGGAAAAAGCTCGCCGAAGAACTGGGCATCAGCATCGACCGCAAGTTTAACGAGCAGCTCAAAGGCGTGTCGCGCGACGATTCGCTCAAACGCATCCTCGCGCACGGCGGCAAAACCGTCGGCGAAGCCGAGTTCGCCGAACTGACCCGCCGCAAAAACGACAACTACGTCGAGATGATTCAGGCAGTCAAACCCGAAGACGTGTACCCCGGCATTTTGCCGCTGCTGGAAGCATTGAGGGCAAACGGCAAAAAAATCGCCCTTGCGTCCGCCAGTAAAAACGGCCCGTTCCTGCTGGAACGCATGGGGCTGACCCACTTCTTCGACGCCGTCGCCGACCCTGCCGCCGTCGCGCATTCCAAACCCGCCCCCGACATCTTCCTCGCTGCCGCCGAAGGCGTGGGCGCGGACATCCGCCGCTGCATCGGCATTGAAGACGCCGCCGCCGGCGTCGCCGCCATCAAAGCCTCAGGCGCCTTGCCCATCGGCGTGGGCAAAGCCGAAGACTTGGGCAGCGACATCGCGCTGGTGTCCGGCACCGCCGAGCTGACCTACGCCTACCTGCAAAACGTGTGGACACAGTCGGGCAGGTAA
- a CDS encoding glycoside hydrolase family 65 protein encodes MYTRIMEVSPWTLRSAKLEKEHKRLQESLTSLGNGYMGMRGSFEETYSADSHLGTYIAGVWFPDKTRVGWWKNGYPKYFGKAINALNFSKVKIFVDGQEVDLAKNDVAGFSVELDMQHGVLRRSFTIFGVRFDVCKFLSVAQKELALIRWEAVSVDGKTHQVRIDSIIDADVKNEDSNYEEKFWQVLDKGVSDDRSYIATQTVANPFGVEQFIVNAEQTFAGSFKALGGSQTDWQVSNSFEAEVGGTPETFEKRVIVTTSRDYQGLEAVKAAGRALSEKIAGVAFETLLDAHKAGWLHRWEIADVVIEGSDEAQQGIRFNLFQLFSTYYGEDARLNIGPKGFTGEKYGGATYWDTEAYAVPLYLALAEPEVTRNLLQYRRNQLPQAQHNAREQGLAGALYPMVTFTGIECHNEWEITFEEIHRNGAIPYAIYNYTNYTGDESYLAKEGLEVLVEVSRFWADRVHFSKRNGKYMIHGVTGPNEYENNINNNWYTNTLAAWVLDYTREALAKYPRPDLNVSAAELEKWADISANMYRPHDGELGVFVQHDGFLDKDIRPVSALSPDDLPLNQKWSWDKILRSPFIKQADVLQGIYFFGDRFNIDEKRRNFDFYEPMTVHESSLSPCIHAILAAELGKEEKAVEMYQRTARLDLDNYNNDTEDGLHITSMTGSWLAIVQGFAQMKTWGGKLSFAPFLPSAWTGYAFHINYRGRLIKVAVGKENVVFTLLKGEPLDLQVYGKDITLNGSHTAALNK; translated from the coding sequence ATGTATACAAGAATCATGGAAGTCAGCCCTTGGACGCTGCGTTCGGCAAAACTGGAAAAAGAACACAAACGGCTGCAAGAGAGCCTGACCAGCTTGGGCAACGGCTATATGGGTATGCGCGGCAGCTTTGAGGAAACCTACTCTGCCGACAGCCACTTGGGCACCTACATCGCCGGCGTGTGGTTCCCCGACAAAACCCGCGTCGGCTGGTGGAAAAACGGCTATCCCAAATATTTCGGCAAAGCCATCAACGCGCTCAATTTCAGCAAAGTCAAAATCTTTGTCGACGGGCAGGAAGTGGATTTGGCGAAAAACGACGTTGCCGGCTTCTCCGTCGAACTCGATATGCAGCACGGCGTGTTGCGCCGCTCGTTCACCATATTCGGCGTGCGTTTCGATGTGTGCAAATTCCTGTCCGTCGCGCAAAAAGAGCTGGCTCTTATCCGCTGGGAAGCCGTATCTGTTGACGGCAAAACCCACCAAGTCCGCATCGATTCCATCATCGACGCCGACGTGAAAAACGAAGACTCCAACTACGAAGAAAAATTCTGGCAGGTATTGGACAAAGGCGTTTCAGACGACCGCTCCTACATTGCCACCCAAACCGTCGCCAATCCCTTCGGCGTGGAACAATTTATCGTCAACGCCGAGCAAACCTTCGCCGGCAGCTTCAAAGCCCTCGGCGGCAGCCAAACCGACTGGCAGGTCTCCAATTCTTTCGAAGCCGAAGTCGGCGGCACGCCCGAAACCTTCGAAAAACGCGTGATTGTTACCACCAGCCGCGATTATCAGGGCTTGGAAGCGGTGAAAGCCGCAGGCCGCGCCTTGTCGGAAAAAATTGCAGGCGTTGCGTTTGAAACCTTGCTGGACGCGCACAAAGCAGGCTGGCTGCACCGTTGGGAAATCGCCGACGTGGTTATTGAAGGCAGCGACGAAGCGCAACAAGGCATCCGCTTCAACCTGTTCCAACTGTTCTCCACCTACTACGGCGAAGACGCGCGCCTGAACATCGGCCCGAAAGGCTTTACCGGCGAAAAATACGGCGGCGCGACCTATTGGGACACCGAAGCCTACGCCGTGCCGCTCTACCTCGCACTGGCGGAACCGGAAGTTACCCGCAACCTGCTGCAATACCGCCGCAACCAACTGCCGCAGGCGCAGCACAACGCGCGCGAACAGGGCTTGGCGGGCGCACTCTATCCGATGGTAACGTTTACGGGCATCGAGTGCCACAACGAATGGGAAATCACCTTCGAGGAAATCCACCGCAACGGCGCGATTCCTTACGCCATCTACAACTACACCAACTACACCGGCGACGAAAGCTATCTTGCCAAAGAAGGCTTGGAAGTCTTGGTCGAAGTGTCCCGCTTCTGGGCGGACCGCGTCCACTTCTCCAAACGCAACGGCAAATACATGATTCACGGCGTAACCGGCCCGAACGAATACGAAAACAACATCAACAACAACTGGTACACCAACACCCTCGCCGCATGGGTATTGGACTACACCCGCGAAGCCTTGGCGAAATACCCGCGTCCGGATTTGAACGTGAGTGCCGCCGAGTTGGAAAAATGGGCGGACATCAGCGCGAATATGTACCGTCCGCATGACGGAGAACTCGGCGTATTCGTGCAGCACGACGGCTTCCTCGACAAAGACATCCGCCCCGTGTCCGCGCTTTCGCCCGACGATTTGCCGCTCAACCAGAAATGGTCGTGGGACAAAATCCTGCGTTCGCCCTTCATCAAACAGGCGGACGTATTGCAAGGCATCTACTTCTTCGGCGACCGTTTCAATATCGACGAAAAACGCCGCAACTTCGACTTCTACGAACCGATGACCGTGCATGAAAGTTCGTTGTCACCGTGTATCCACGCCATCCTTGCCGCCGAACTGGGCAAAGAAGAAAAAGCCGTGGAAATGTACCAGCGCACCGCCCGACTGGACTTGGACAACTACAACAACGACACCGAAGACGGCCTGCACATCACCTCCATGACCGGCTCGTGGCTCGCCATTGTTCAAGGTTTCGCCCAAATGAAAACCTGGGGCGGCAAACTCAGCTTCGCCCCGTTCCTGCCGAGTGCGTGGACAGGCTACGCCTTCCACATCAACTACCGCGGACGTCTGATTAAAGTCGCCGTCGGCAAAGAAAACGTCGTCTTCACCCTGCTCAAAGGCGAACCGCTCGATTTGCAGGTGTACGGCAAAGACATCACGCTCAACGGCAGCCACACCGCCGCGTTAAACAAATAA
- a CDS encoding SLC45 family MFS transporter — protein MSDNTQPTRQGLPSLPKSTIWMLSFGFLGVQTAFTLQSSQMSRIFQTLGADPHSLGWFFILPPLAGMLVQPIVGYYSDRTWKPRLGGRRLPYLLYGTLIAVIVMILMPNSGSFGFGYASLAALSFGALMIALLDVSSNMAMQPFKMMVGDMVNEEQKSYAYGIQSFLANTGAVLAAILPFVFAYIGLANTAEKGVVPQTVVVAFYVGAALLVITSAFTIFKVKEYDPETYARYHGIDVAANQEKANWFELLKTAPKAFWTVTLVQFFCWFAFQYMWIYSTGAIAENVWHATNASSVGYQEAGNWYGVLAAVQSVAAVICSFVLAKIPNRYHKAGYFSCLALGALGFFSVCYISNQYALVLSYTLIGIAWAGIITYPLTIVTNALSGKHMGTYLGLFNGSICMPQIVASLSTVKLFPMLGELQANMFLVGGVALLLGAFSVFLIKETHGGA, from the coding sequence ATGTCGGACAATACGCAACCCACGCGGCAGGGCTTGCCCTCGCTGCCGAAAAGCACGATTTGGATGCTCAGTTTCGGTTTTCTCGGCGTTCAGACGGCTTTTACCCTGCAAAGCTCGCAGATGAGCCGCATCTTCCAGACGCTCGGCGCCGACCCGCACAGCCTCGGCTGGTTCTTTATCCTGCCGCCGTTGGCAGGGATGCTGGTGCAGCCGATTGTCGGTTATTACTCCGACCGCACTTGGAAGCCGCGCTTGGGCGGCCGCCGTCTGCCGTATCTGCTTTACGGCACGCTGATTGCGGTCATCGTGATGATTCTGATGCCGAACTCGGGCAGCTTCGGTTTCGGTTATGCGTCGCTGGCGGCTTTGTCGTTCGGCGCGCTGATGATTGCGCTGTTGGACGTGTCGTCGAATATGGCGATGCAGCCGTTTAAAATGATGGTCGGCGACATGGTCAATGAGGAGCAAAAAAGCTACGCCTACGGGATTCAGAGCTTCTTGGCGAATACGGGCGCGGTTTTGGCGGCGATTCTGCCGTTTGTGTTTGCGTATATCGGTTTGGCGAATACTGCCGAGAAAGGCGTCGTGCCGCAGACCGTGGTCGTGGCGTTTTATGTGGGCGCAGCGTTGCTGGTGATTACCAGCGCGTTCACGATTTTCAAAGTGAAGGAATACGATCCGGAGACCTACGCCCGCTACCACGGCATCGACGTGGCGGCGAATCAGGAAAAAGCCAACTGGTTCGAACTCTTGAAAACCGCGCCTAAGGCGTTTTGGACGGTCACTCTGGTGCAGTTTTTCTGCTGGTTCGCCTTCCAATATATGTGGATTTATTCCACAGGCGCGATCGCGGAAAACGTCTGGCACGCGACCAATGCGTCTTCCGTAGGCTATCAGGAAGCGGGCAACTGGTATGGTGTATTGGCGGCAGTGCAGTCGGTTGCGGCGGTGATTTGTTCGTTTGTATTGGCGAAAATCCCCAACCGATACCATAAGGCGGGTTATTTCAGCTGCCTGGCTTTGGGCGCGCTCGGCTTTTTCTCCGTTTGCTACATCAGTAATCAATACGCGCTGGTGTTGTCTTACACCTTAATCGGCATCGCTTGGGCGGGCATCATCACTTATCCGCTGACGATTGTGACCAACGCCTTGTCGGGCAAACACATGGGCACTTACTTGGGCTTGTTCAACGGCTCCATCTGTATGCCCCAAATCGTCGCTTCGCTGTCGACCGTCAAATTGTTCCCGATGCTGGGCGAGTTGCAGGCCAATATGTTCTTGGTAGGGGGCGTCGCCCTGCTGCTGGGCGCGTTTTCCGTGTTCCTGATTAAAGAGACACACGGCGGCGCATAA
- a CDS encoding carbamoyl-phosphate synthase large subunit yields MNILITSPRAPVALEWARFAKRGGHQVVFCDSLHFPVGIFAGLGGYRRIPAPRLDFAGYARAMTELVAQADCVIPTCEDIFYLARLDLPESERAKCWMPDHETLFTLHDKFRFFERMPQDTTVRFPATRRITSVGEVGYDSVKKTVLKPVYSRFGRSVIRGVTEGRLKNIHISADYPWVQQDFITGQGVCNYVICEHGSVLAHAAYRPRYLLNDSASTYFEPLSDPRLDEFVTKFAEQNAFHGQAAFDFIDDGNDLWLLECNPRATSGLHLLREDLIFDGAGRLQQREHNAPSKPLRVGATLPLLFGYRAWKEGKWTALWQDFRRADDVIADLPFYAQWLALGEMMWRSIRHHKPLTSASTFDIEFDGDEN; encoded by the coding sequence TTGAACATCCTCATTACTTCTCCCCGAGCGCCCGTTGCGCTGGAATGGGCGCGCTTCGCCAAACGCGGCGGACATCAGGTTGTGTTTTGCGACAGCCTGCATTTTCCGGTCGGTATTTTTGCCGGATTGGGCGGGTACCGCCGCATTCCCGCGCCGCGTTTGGATTTCGCCGGCTATGCGCGTGCTATGACGGAATTGGTGGCGCAGGCGGATTGTGTGATTCCGACCTGTGAAGATATTTTTTATTTGGCGAGGCTGGATTTGCCGGAATCGGAGCGCGCCAAATGTTGGATGCCCGATCATGAAACGCTGTTCACCCTGCATGACAAATTCCGTTTTTTCGAACGGATGCCGCAGGATACGACGGTGCGTTTTCCGGCTACGCGCCGAATTACATCGGTCGGTGAGGTCGGATACGACAGCGTAAAGAAAACGGTATTGAAGCCCGTTTATTCGCGTTTCGGGCGTTCCGTAATACGCGGCGTAACGGAAGGTCGTCTGAAAAACATCCATATCAGTGCGGATTATCCTTGGGTGCAGCAGGATTTCATTACGGGGCAGGGGGTGTGTAATTATGTGATTTGCGAACACGGCAGCGTGTTGGCGCATGCCGCCTACCGCCCGCGCTACCTGCTCAACGATTCGGCATCAACCTATTTCGAGCCACTTTCCGACCCGCGTTTGGACGAATTTGTGACGAAATTTGCCGAGCAAAACGCGTTTCACGGACAGGCGGCTTTTGACTTTATCGATGACGGAAACGATTTGTGGCTGTTGGAATGCAACCCCCGCGCGACCAGCGGTCTGCATCTTTTACGCGAGGATTTGATATTTGACGGAGCAGGGCGCTTGCAGCAACGGGAACACAACGCGCCATCCAAACCTTTACGGGTCGGCGCGACCTTGCCGCTGCTTTTCGGTTATCGGGCTTGGAAAGAGGGAAAATGGACGGCGCTTTGGCAGGACTTCCGCCGAGCCGATGATGTGATTGCCGATTTGCCTTTCTATGCGCAATGGCTGGCATTGGGCGAGATGATGTGGCGCAGTATCCGGCATCATAAGCCTTTAACCAGCGCCAGCACTTTCGATATTGAGTTTGACGGCGATGAAAACTGA
- a CDS encoding GNAT family N-acetyltransferase: MKTDLSHEFAALFRDIPLQRLFANMNARAEVLNIDGLDIPCTVIDRITPNCYTASPHSAIVDYARDELVKLPGGQRMLAAGLLSALSGILRLNQIDRMVTLNNYCLSTNSFSEAFQTTPISKLTQAAVAKWPKHALSVRSLNPRQHKDLIERLEQLGWKMIVTRQVYIMDDWQAVMAKTNTKRDRKIFNDGRYVFERLSADSPDADFEAAVHWYNRLYLNKYSKQNVQFTVEFMREAVSRDILNLFLLRDSKTDESAGVSGVVIDSNTATSPIVGYDDAKPQSDALYRRCMMRSMQTCIEADVPLNFSSGAPDFKRVRGAVPEIEYMAVYTSHLRPARRLIWKLLHALSQGYYKKILIKYKL, translated from the coding sequence ATGAAAACTGATCTGTCCCACGAATTTGCGGCATTGTTCCGAGACATTCCGCTGCAACGCCTGTTTGCCAATATGAATGCCCGCGCCGAGGTTTTGAATATCGACGGTTTGGATATTCCCTGCACCGTCATCGACCGGATCACACCTAATTGCTATACCGCGTCGCCGCATTCGGCAATCGTGGATTATGCGAGGGACGAGTTGGTCAAACTGCCCGGTGGACAGCGTATGCTTGCGGCCGGTTTGTTGTCGGCGTTAAGCGGCATTCTGCGGCTGAATCAGATCGACCGTATGGTGACGCTGAACAATTATTGCCTCTCTACCAATAGCTTCTCTGAGGCTTTTCAGACGACCCCAATATCGAAGCTGACCCAAGCCGCCGTCGCAAAATGGCCGAAACATGCTTTGTCCGTCCGTTCGCTGAATCCGCGCCAACATAAGGATTTGATTGAACGGCTGGAACAGCTCGGTTGGAAAATGATTGTGACGCGGCAGGTTTACATTATGGACGATTGGCAGGCAGTCATGGCAAAAACCAATACCAAACGCGACCGCAAGATATTTAATGACGGACGTTATGTTTTTGAGCGCTTGAGTGCCGACAGCCCTGATGCGGATTTTGAAGCGGCGGTGCATTGGTACAACCGCCTGTATCTGAACAAATATTCCAAGCAAAACGTACAATTTACCGTTGAATTTATGCGCGAAGCTGTATCGCGCGATATCTTGAATTTATTTCTACTGCGTGACAGCAAAACCGATGAAAGTGCTGGAGTATCAGGCGTGGTCATCGACAGCAATACCGCTACTTCGCCCATCGTCGGCTACGATGATGCCAAGCCGCAAAGTGATGCCTTATACCGCCGCTGCATGATGCGTTCCATGCAAACCTGTATCGAAGCGGATGTCCCTTTAAATTTCAGTTCCGGTGCGCCCGATTTCAAAAGGGTACGCGGCGCAGTACCTGAAATCGAATATATGGCGGTCTATACGTCCCATCTCCGACCTGCGCGCCGGCTTATTTGGAAGCTGTTACACGCATTGAGCCAAGGGTATTACAAAAAAATCCTGATTAAATACAAACTGTAA
- a CDS encoding Rieske 2Fe-2S domain-containing protein has protein sequence MNIEKMKRAWYPLIPSKQLKDKPVHRELLGQQLVLVRLNGQAACMDDCCPHRHVPLSAGKIVSGKLQCCYHGWEFDAQGKVLTVVGGMCACEEAESVPTFPCREYDDWVWVCLVSDIPFEPYADFEAPEGFETANAVRYMEGDFIHAIENFLDPTHTRYIHAKLLRNNGKQSMQISQSHHERGFVTHYRLNQQQNGLINKLFDKGITVNDAAFTFPGLVRIDYFTPNSHEYRISAFFIPQSKGSMGLNVRVHFPKSRFPLPIKFHLFRPFLERLMVQDSAIIKSQYHHHKEHYANRPYCSTTNDLVIDHLLHLFLENMPEGIDKTGEMSL, from the coding sequence ATGAATATAGAAAAAATGAAACGCGCTTGGTATCCGTTGATACCGAGCAAGCAGCTGAAAGACAAACCCGTTCATCGCGAATTGTTGGGACAGCAGCTGGTGTTGGTACGGCTGAACGGACAGGCAGCCTGTATGGATGATTGCTGTCCGCATCGGCATGTGCCGCTGAGTGCGGGCAAAATCGTTTCGGGCAAACTCCAATGTTGTTATCACGGCTGGGAGTTTGACGCGCAAGGCAAAGTTTTGACTGTTGTCGGCGGGATGTGTGCTTGTGAAGAAGCTGAGAGTGTTCCTACGTTTCCATGCCGAGAGTACGACGATTGGGTGTGGGTTTGTCTGGTTTCTGATATTCCTTTTGAACCGTATGCCGATTTTGAAGCACCGGAAGGTTTTGAAACCGCCAACGCCGTCCGATATATGGAAGGCGATTTCATCCACGCCATCGAAAACTTCCTCGACCCGACCCATACGCGCTATATCCATGCCAAACTGCTGCGCAACAACGGCAAACAAAGCATGCAGATCAGCCAGAGCCACCATGAACGCGGTTTCGTGACGCATTATCGTCTCAATCAACAGCAAAACGGATTGATTAACAAGCTGTTCGACAAAGGCATTACCGTTAACGATGCGGCATTCACTTTCCCGGGTTTGGTGCGTATCGATTACTTCACACCGAACAGTCATGAATATCGGATTTCCGCCTTCTTTATCCCTCAAAGCAAGGGCAGTATGGGCTTAAATGTCCGAGTTCATTTCCCTAAAAGCCGCTTTCCTTTGCCCATCAAATTCCATCTGTTCCGCCCGTTTCTTGAACGTCTGATGGTTCAGGATTCCGCCATTATCAAAAGCCAATACCATCATCACAAAGAACATTATGCGAATAGGCCTTATTGCAGCACCACCAATGATTTGGTGATTGATCATTTGTTGCATCTCTTCTTGGAAAACATGCCGGAGGGCATAGACAAAACGGGAGAAATGAGTTTATAG
- the ilvB gene encoding biosynthetic-type acetolactate synthase large subunit translates to MQLSGAQIIVQSLKAEGVEYVFGYPGGAVIEIYDAIFQLNKFKHILTRHEQAAVHAADAYARVSGKVGVALVTSGPGVTNALTGIATAYSDSIPMVVISGQVGNSLIGTDAFQEVDTVGITRPCVKHNFLVTNVNELAETIKKAFQIAASGRPGPVVVDIPKDVTQAMAKFSYPQEDIFIRSYQPVVQGHIGQIKKAIQMLASAKRPIVYFGGGVVLGNASEELTKFVRMTGAPCTGTLMGLGAYPSSDRQFLGMLGMHGTYEANLAMQNADVVLAVGARFDDRVVSVPSKFFEKAKKVIHIDVDPSSIAKRVKVDIPIVGDVKNVLSEMIALWGKQDAPAADSLDKWWKNIEEWRSRNCLWFDNDSEIIKPQYVVQKLAEVTGNSAIITSDVGQHQMFAAQYYPFERPRQWLNSGGLGTMGVGLPYALGAKLAAPDQDVFCITGEGSIQMNIQELSTCFQYHVPINVVTLNNGYLGMVRQWQELYYGNRESETYFDSLPDFVKLAEAYGHIGIRVDKKSDVEGALLEAVKQKDRLVFIDFLTDKKQNVLPMVGNGKGLDEMVLPPHMRENPKA, encoded by the coding sequence ATGCAATTATCAGGTGCACAAATCATAGTGCAAAGTCTCAAAGCCGAAGGTGTAGAGTACGTTTTCGGCTATCCGGGCGGCGCAGTCATCGAAATCTACGACGCTATTTTCCAACTCAATAAATTCAAGCACATCCTGACTCGACATGAGCAGGCGGCGGTACACGCGGCAGATGCGTATGCGCGCGTCAGCGGCAAAGTCGGCGTCGCGCTGGTTACTTCCGGTCCGGGCGTGACCAATGCGCTGACAGGCATCGCCACCGCATACAGCGATTCGATTCCGATGGTGGTCATCAGCGGACAGGTCGGCAATTCGCTCATCGGTACGGATGCGTTTCAAGAGGTGGATACGGTCGGCATTACCCGTCCGTGCGTCAAACACAATTTCTTGGTAACCAACGTCAACGAGCTTGCCGAGACCATTAAAAAGGCATTCCAAATCGCCGCCAGCGGCCGACCCGGCCCGGTCGTAGTCGATATTCCCAAAGATGTAACGCAGGCGATGGCGAAATTCAGCTATCCGCAGGAAGACATCTTTATCCGCTCTTACCAACCTGTCGTACAAGGCCATATCGGGCAGATTAAAAAAGCCATCCAAATGTTGGCTTCCGCCAAACGTCCGATCGTTTATTTCGGCGGCGGCGTGGTATTGGGCAATGCTTCGGAAGAGCTGACGAAGTTTGTCCGCATGACGGGCGCACCATGTACCGGCACACTGATGGGGCTGGGCGCGTACCCTTCAAGCGACCGCCAATTCTTGGGCATGCTGGGTATGCACGGCACTTACGAAGCCAACCTCGCCATGCAAAACGCAGATGTCGTGTTGGCAGTGGGTGCGCGTTTTGACGACCGTGTCGTCTCCGTTCCGTCCAAATTCTTTGAAAAAGCCAAAAAAGTCATTCACATTGATGTTGACCCGTCCAGCATCGCCAAACGCGTCAAAGTCGATATTCCGATTGTCGGCGACGTGAAAAACGTCTTGTCCGAAATGATTGCCTTGTGGGGCAAACAGGATGCGCCTGCCGCCGACTCTTTGGACAAATGGTGGAAAAACATCGAAGAATGGCGTTCGCGCAACTGCCTGTGGTTTGACAACGACAGCGAAATCATCAAACCGCAATATGTCGTGCAGAAACTTGCCGAAGTTACCGGCAATTCCGCCATCATCACTTCGGACGTGGGACAACACCAAATGTTCGCGGCGCAATATTATCCGTTCGAACGCCCGCGCCAATGGCTCAATTCCGGCGGCTTGGGTACGATGGGTGTAGGCCTGCCGTATGCGTTGGGCGCGAAACTCGCCGCTCCCGACCAAGACGTATTCTGTATTACGGGCGAAGGTTCGATTCAGATGAACATCCAGGAATTGTCCACCTGCTTCCAATACCATGTCCCGATTAACGTCGTTACCCTCAACAACGGCTACCTCGGCATGGTTCGCCAATGGCAGGAGCTGTATTACGGCAACCGTGAATCGGAAACCTATTTCGATTCCCTGCCCGATTTCGTCAAACTGGCGGAAGCATACGGACACATCGGCATCCGCGTGGACAAAAAATCCGATGTTGAAGGCGCGCTTTTGGAAGCGGTCAAACAAAAAGACCGTCTGGTATTTATCGACTTCTTGACCGATAAAAAACAAAACGTGCTGCCTATGGTCGGCAACGGCAAAGGTTTGGACGAAATGGTCCTGCCGCCGCATATGCGCGAAAACCCGAAAGCGTAA
- the ilvN gene encoding acetolactate synthase small subunit, with translation MRHILSVLMENESGAMSRVVGLFSARDYNIDSLAVAPTEDKTLSRMTIVTHGDEQVIEQITKQLNKLIEVVKVVDLNESRFVERELMLVKVRAVGKDRDEFLRLTEIYRGSIIDVTDRSYTIEITGSTDKLDSFLETVGRAQILETVRTGAAGIGRGERILKI, from the coding sequence ATGCGACATATCTTATCTGTTCTGATGGAAAACGAATCAGGCGCGATGAGCCGCGTGGTCGGCCTCTTCTCCGCTCGCGACTACAACATCGACTCCTTGGCAGTAGCCCCGACCGAAGACAAAACCCTTTCGCGCATGACTATCGTTACCCACGGCGACGAGCAAGTCATCGAACAAATCACCAAGCAACTCAATAAATTGATTGAGGTTGTCAAAGTGGTCGATTTGAACGAAAGCCGTTTTGTCGAACGCGAATTGATGCTGGTAAAAGTCCGCGCCGTCGGCAAAGACCGCGACGAATTTTTACGCCTGACTGAAATCTACCGTGGCAGCATCATCGACGTAACTGATCGCAGCTACACCATCGAAATCACAGGCTCGACCGACAAACTCGACTCCTTCCTCGAAACCGTCGGACGCGCCCAGATTTTGGAAACCGTACGCACAGGCGCAGCCGGCATCGGCCGCGGCGAGCGTATTTTGAAAATTTAA
- a CDS encoding putative quinol monooxygenase, whose amino-acid sequence MSNIKIVALVTVKPEYTETLKPLFQSLVKASRAEEGNISYDLHQEIGKPERFVFVENWKSQAAIDAHNASEHFQGFVKAIDGKTDVLEIVLMEELSV is encoded by the coding sequence ATGTCAAACATTAAAATCGTCGCGCTGGTTACCGTCAAACCCGAATACACGGAAACGCTGAAACCCTTGTTCCAAAGCCTGGTCAAAGCCAGCCGCGCGGAAGAAGGCAACATCAGCTACGATTTGCATCAGGAAATCGGCAAACCCGAACGTTTCGTCTTCGTCGAAAACTGGAAATCCCAAGCAGCCATCGACGCGCACAACGCCAGCGAACATTTCCAAGGTTTCGTTAAAGCCATCGACGGCAAAACCGACGTGCTCGAAATCGTTTTGATGGAAGAACTCTCCGTTTAA